A genomic segment from Blastocatellia bacterium encodes:
- a CDS encoding aminopeptidase P N-terminal domain-containing protein — MLRMRWWCTLGMILLVPLRPCGQSRPYYQSHFPPDEFKARWNKIFDRIGDRAVALVQGAPQVGGFIYPRQTNEFYYLCGVETPHSYIILDGRTRRVTLVLPPRNPRLESAEGRVLSAEDAELVKQLTGVDEVLSTSAMTADWMRQFLGRPAPVIYTPMAPAEGAAQSRGELLAAQSSIALDYWDGRPSREAHFVGLLRTRFPQVEVRDLSPILDELRSVKSPREIALIRRASQLAGLGLIEAMKATRPGVYEYQLDAVARYVFLVNGARLEGYRSIVASGTANIWNIHYYRNLDQLKEGDLVLMDYAPDYGYYTSDVARMWPVSGRFSPWQRELLQFVLEYRNAVLARIRPGVTVQTILSEARAAMEDVFRRTTFSKPIYERAARRLVETGGGVFSHPVGMAVHDVGTYTRDVLKPGQVFSIDPQLRVPEENLYLRYEDVVVVTETGVENFTDFLPSELDDIEKLVGRGGMLQAFPPVPESELKPQRKQGTTERSDRPDGARISPTVRRRESLCPISAGIAHALTHPTMKMRSPTDETAHLRRDPPEPFTRWEIIFHKGG, encoded by the coding sequence ATGCTGAGGATGCGATGGTGGTGTACCCTGGGGATGATCCTTCTTGTGCCGCTGAGACCTTGCGGCCAGAGCCGACCGTATTACCAATCGCACTTCCCGCCGGACGAATTCAAGGCCCGCTGGAACAAGATCTTTGATCGAATCGGGGATCGGGCCGTTGCCCTTGTTCAAGGAGCGCCGCAGGTCGGAGGGTTCATTTATCCCCGTCAGACCAACGAGTTCTATTACCTCTGCGGGGTGGAGACGCCTCACTCCTACATTATCCTGGATGGACGAACGCGTCGGGTGACGCTGGTGCTGCCGCCCCGGAATCCGCGGCTGGAGAGCGCTGAAGGGCGCGTCCTCTCGGCCGAGGATGCCGAACTGGTGAAACAGCTCACCGGTGTGGATGAGGTGTTGAGCACATCGGCGATGACGGCCGACTGGATGCGCCAGTTTCTCGGACGGCCCGCTCCGGTGATTTACACGCCGATGGCCCCGGCCGAAGGCGCTGCCCAGAGTCGCGGCGAACTCCTGGCTGCGCAATCCAGCATCGCGCTGGATTACTGGGACGGGCGTCCTTCACGGGAGGCGCATTTTGTCGGACTCCTTCGCACGCGCTTTCCTCAGGTGGAAGTACGGGACCTCTCGCCCATCCTCGATGAGCTGCGGAGCGTGAAAAGTCCCCGCGAGATCGCCCTCATTCGCCGGGCGTCTCAACTGGCGGGACTCGGTTTGATCGAAGCGATGAAAGCCACGCGACCCGGCGTCTATGAGTATCAGCTCGATGCCGTCGCCCGCTACGTCTTCCTCGTCAACGGAGCCCGATTGGAAGGATATCGCTCGATTGTCGCCTCCGGCACGGCCAACATCTGGAATATCCACTACTACCGCAATCTCGATCAGTTGAAGGAAGGCGATCTCGTCCTGATGGACTATGCTCCCGACTACGGCTATTACACCAGCGATGTCGCCCGCATGTGGCCGGTGAGCGGTCGCTTCAGCCCCTGGCAGCGGGAGTTGCTCCAGTTCGTGCTGGAGTACCGAAACGCCGTCCTCGCCCGCATTCGTCCCGGCGTGACCGTGCAAACGATCCTCAGTGAAGCCCGAGCGGCGATGGAGGACGTCTTTCGCCGGACGACGTTCTCCAAGCCGATTTACGAACGGGCCGCCCGTCGGCTGGTGGAAACGGGAGGAGGCGTCTTCTCTCATCCCGTGGGAATGGCCGTTCATGATGTGGGCACCTATACGCGCGATGTGCTCAAACCCGGACAGGTCTTCTCGATTGATCCGCAGTTGCGCGTGCCCGAAGAGAATCTCTACCTCCGGTATGAAGACGTGGTGGTCGTGACGGAGACGGGCGTGGAGAATTTCACCGATTTCTTGCCCTCGGAATTAGACGATATCGAGAAACTCGTCGGACGAGGGGGGATGCTCCAGGCCTTTCCTCCGGTTCCCGAAAGCGAGCTGAAGCCGCAGAGAAAACAGGGCACCACTGAACGGAGTGACCGGCCCGACGGAGCCCGGATTTCCCCGACGGTGCGCAGACGCGAAAGTCTGTGCCCCATTTCCGCGGGAATCGCCCATGCGCTCACGCACCCCACGATGAAAATGCGTTCGCCAACGGATGAAACCGCCCACCTGAGGCGTGATCCGCCGGAACCTTTCACCCGCTGGGAGATCATTTTTCACAAGGGAGGATGA
- a CDS encoding amidohydrolase family protein produces the protein MNRKSKTVVSGLLLFLVIASSGLSLPVLSQQRQPDAQLIPAPPRRSDEGVGPFRTLVIRGAILIDGTGAPPRGPVDIVIENNRIKEIRVAGTPGLPLRPNRPPENPDYEIDATGMYVLPGFVDMHVHAGGPPKNPEAEYAYKLWMAHGVTTVRGVPLAPNEIAVKEKERSARNEIVAPRIFNYQRPGTGWGRGPVRTPEEAREWVRWAAQNGVDGLKLDAYPPEIMAALLDEAKKHGLGSTAHLSQLGVARMDALEAARLGLGTVTHFYGHFEALLKDYVVQPWPVDYNYYNEQDRFGQVARLWDKIHPPGSPEWNDYLKEHKKLGTTFDPTMVAYLASRDQMRMRNADWHEKYTLPSLMDFYEANRANHGSYWYYWTTWDEVAWKNFYQVWFRLLNDYKKIGGRVTVGSDSGFIYNTYGFGFIQEMELLQEAGFHPLEVIQAATLNGALTLHEPKGKPLEFGIVREGMLADLVIVDQNPLENLKVLYGTGAIKLNDKTGKVERVGGIKWTIKDGIVYDAKKLLADVARMVEKQKQERLKVAADSTTNAKK, from the coding sequence ATGAATCGAAAGTCAAAAACGGTGGTGAGTGGTCTGCTTCTTTTCCTCGTCATTGCCAGCAGTGGACTATCCTTGCCGGTACTGAGTCAGCAACGACAGCCGGACGCCCAGTTGATTCCCGCTCCCCCGCGACGATCCGATGAGGGAGTCGGCCCGTTCCGAACTCTGGTGATTCGCGGAGCCATCCTCATTGATGGTACCGGTGCGCCGCCGCGGGGCCCCGTGGACATTGTCATCGAAAACAACCGGATTAAGGAAATTCGGGTGGCGGGCACGCCGGGTCTTCCCCTGCGGCCCAATCGCCCGCCGGAGAACCCCGACTATGAGATTGATGCCACCGGGATGTACGTCCTGCCGGGTTTTGTGGACATGCATGTTCACGCCGGCGGACCGCCCAAAAACCCCGAAGCCGAGTACGCCTATAAACTCTGGATGGCGCATGGGGTCACCACCGTGCGCGGCGTTCCCCTCGCTCCCAACGAGATCGCCGTGAAAGAGAAGGAGCGTAGCGCCCGCAATGAGATCGTGGCTCCGCGCATCTTCAACTACCAGCGCCCGGGCACCGGCTGGGGGCGCGGCCCGGTGAGAACGCCCGAAGAGGCCCGCGAGTGGGTGCGCTGGGCGGCGCAAAACGGCGTGGATGGGTTGAAGCTCGACGCCTATCCTCCGGAGATCATGGCGGCGCTGCTGGATGAAGCCAAAAAGCACGGACTGGGATCAACGGCTCACCTCTCGCAACTCGGCGTCGCCCGCATGGATGCTCTGGAAGCCGCCCGCCTGGGACTGGGAACCGTCACCCATTTCTACGGCCACTTTGAAGCGTTGCTCAAAGACTACGTCGTGCAGCCCTGGCCCGTTGACTACAACTACTACAACGAACAGGATCGCTTCGGTCAGGTCGCCCGGCTCTGGGACAAGATTCATCCGCCGGGCAGTCCCGAGTGGAACGACTATCTCAAAGAACACAAGAAACTGGGGACGACCTTCGATCCCACGATGGTCGCCTATCTGGCCAGCCGCGACCAGATGCGCATGCGCAATGCCGACTGGCACGAGAAATACACGCTCCCCTCGCTCATGGACTTCTATGAAGCCAACCGGGCCAATCACGGTTCCTACTGGTACTACTGGACGACATGGGACGAAGTCGCCTGGAAGAATTTCTATCAGGTCTGGTTCCGGCTGCTCAACGATTACAAAAAGATCGGTGGACGCGTGACGGTGGGGTCGGACTCCGGCTTCATCTACAACACCTACGGGTTCGGGTTCATTCAGGAGATGGAGCTGCTTCAGGAGGCCGGGTTTCATCCCCTGGAAGTCATTCAGGCAGCGACTCTGAACGGGGCGCTCACCCTTCACGAACCCAAGGGGAAACCGCTGGAGTTCGGCATCGTGCGCGAGGGAATGCTGGCCGATCTGGTGATCGTGGATCAGAATCCGCTGGAGAATCTGAAGGTTCTCTACGGGACGGGCGCCATCAAGCTCAACGATAAGACCGGTAAGGTCGAGCGCGTGGGCGGCATCAAGTGGACGATCAAAGACGGTATCGTCTACGATGCCAAAAAGCTCCTGGCCGACGTCGCCCGCATGGTCGAAAAGCAAAAACAAGAGCGGCTCAAAGTCGCCGCCGACAGTACGACCAACGCGAAAAAGTAA